The Cellulophaga sp. L1A9 genome window below encodes:
- a CDS encoding type IX secretion system membrane protein PorP/SprF, with translation MKKYLIIALFVFAGTTTLSAQQDAQYTQYMYNTISVNPAYAGSRGVLSIAALHRSQWVGLDGAPTTQTLNLHTPVSRRVGLGLSIVNDEIGNGTNQDTYIDAAFSYTIPTSEEGKLSFGLKAGGHFLNIDFSKLRNYGAESNLPNVDNKFAPNFGAGIYYHTDKFYSGLSVPNFLQTEHFDSAGTNSSSFLAEERLNIYFITGYVFDLNPNLKFKPAGLVKAVKGAPLQIDVSANFLINDKFSVGAAYRWHAAVSLLAGFQISEQLMLGLAYDKETTDLGATRFNDGSFEVFLRYEFLTRYKKVITPRFF, from the coding sequence ATGAAAAAATATTTGATCATAGCACTCTTTGTCTTTGCAGGGACCACCACACTCTCTGCTCAACAAGATGCACAATACACACAGTACATGTACAATACCATCTCGGTGAATCCTGCCTATGCAGGTTCCCGAGGGGTACTGAGCATTGCAGCCTTGCACCGCTCACAATGGGTAGGATTAGATGGCGCGCCAACCACACAAACCCTAAACCTGCATACCCCGGTGTCTAGAAGGGTGGGTTTAGGACTTTCTATTGTTAATGATGAAATAGGAAATGGTACCAACCAAGATACCTATATAGATGCTGCGTTTTCCTATACCATCCCTACCTCTGAAGAAGGTAAACTCTCATTTGGATTAAAAGCAGGAGGACATTTCTTAAACATCGATTTCTCTAAACTTAGGAATTATGGCGCAGAAAGTAACTTGCCTAACGTGGATAATAAATTCGCTCCCAATTTTGGAGCAGGGATTTATTACCATACGGATAAGTTTTATTCAGGATTATCTGTTCCTAACTTTTTACAGACAGAACATTTTGATAGTGCAGGAACCAATAGTTCCTCTTTCTTAGCAGAAGAACGTTTAAACATTTATTTCATAACAGGCTATGTGTTTGATTTAAACCCCAACCTAAAATTCAAACCTGCAGGGCTTGTAAAAGCTGTAAAAGGAGCGCCTTTACAAATAGATGTTTCGGCTAACTTCCTTATTAATGATAAATTTTCTGTAGGTGCTGCATACCGTTGGCATGCCGCAGTGAGTTTATTGGCAGGATTCCAAATCTCAGAACAATTAATGCTAGGATTAGCCTACGATAAAGAAACAACAGATCTAGGAGCTACCCGTTTTAATGATGGGTCTTTTGAAGTCTTTCTTCGCTATGAATTCTTAACACGATACAAAAAAGTAATAACACCAAGATTCTTTTAA
- a CDS encoding gliding motility-associated C-terminal domain-containing protein, whose translation MKYKYMYKSFDVDRPSFKIAMTFIIILLNLGQVFSQLDSKHYLPPMRAGADTNVSNIGNAIYLSTPETTPFDVDVYFGDATSPSYTVVGLSNTTPQIMDLFNTDVTGDLVAEGALDEIILMSQAQTGVVQTTAGMRFESQGVNNLFYLNYRVASNNQTGSYTAKGTKALGTEFRWGGLPNNANTTNGSNAVSTSLGIYATQDNTSVTISDYGNTTFRQGALAGVLTTGSLTINLNAGETYVLETICDSGVTNHVANRSEWIGAQISSNLPIAISNGQLVAAAGDSGADAGMDQPVPIDFLGREYVLIRGESTLAANEYAIVVATQNNTEVYVGDPTNPANLVDTIDIGEFARVDSYSGTAVGSNMLITTTKNAYVYQCTAGQQNGPTIGMNFIPPANCLLPNSVNNIPNIQDMAGTTANFSAITVVANESVTQVTITDGTGTPVVLNTFDAILGTSIYKTIYYEPNPNLTGNVSVVADGPVAIGVFGGVGTISGYAGYFSGFDTTPEVTVTVNGPACLEAGFTADLEAPTGYLNYEWFKDGVSVVSSATAGTYTATAAGVYFVRVEQAAGCFFDSPPVDFLNCIEANNDSYATLASGEITPSVILNDSFFGITPPTIGTAVGEVSIVEVGTQANLTLNTDGTITVNPNTPDGTYTLMYEICEADVNYMTNCSTATATILVADADGDGVNDVADLDDDNDGILDTVECPVSALLTFDPTSPPTPVSTGADIANLVAGDVFLFSGGFTDGILSYDVRLNIIEVSGPGETAISATSGRLGISDHNPNDNKFIAFELTVVETATVSAGDLVGIPVSLANANIFIGDLDATTGRDMSDVGGFAVGSGINSRLGALVQGSALTNSGFVLGGPSGSYEYARLSTFGVSNPTNSDPAYGLQANYSYYVTDRMVVGATGVGNAGLRGSFIILTGNAILSCDSDGDTIPDHLDTDSDNDGCNDVLESGGTDDDGDGILGDAPTTVDVNGQVTGGGDISGAYDGVNGDETIAVEASITTAPTDQTEDPSTTATFQVVALATSTTDYTGTAPTTTPDYTGTSATDLSSSFVYQWYLGDPNSGGVLLSDDATYTDTSTNTLNILTNTSLNGNEYFVVVTHPNNLCVSLIDSAILTVNQPPVADDETVTLDPAVATNVDVLTGDDDPDGDNANLSITEIIDPADVANPLAITPGSSVTLTDGTIVELLTDGTLNVTPPVGSTSTGFDYTLEDEDGLTDTGSVAITVNQPPVADDETVTLDPAVATNVDVLTGDDDPDGDNANLTITEIIDPADTANPLAITPGSSVTLTDGTIVELLTDGTLNVTPPAGSTSTGFDYTLEDEDGLTDTGSVAITVNQPPVADDESATIDPAVATNVDVLTGDNDPDGDNANLSITEIIDPADVANPLAITPGSSVTLTDGTIVELLTDGTLNVTPPVGSTSTGFDYTLEDEDGLTDTGSVAITVNQPPVADDEMVIGATINTDLTVDVLDGDNDPDGDNANLVITEVEGQAISTTSPVTLSDGTVVSLNTDGTLEVTPPTDSTEPIGFDYTVEDEDGLTDTGSVAIAFTQLPPVADDETVTLDPAVATNVDILTGDDDPDGDNANLSITEIIDPADTANPLAITPGSSVTLTDGTIVELLTDGTLNVTPPAGSTSTGFDYTLEDEDGLTDTGNVAVTVNQPPVADDETVTLDPAVATNVDILTGDDDPDGDNANLSITEIIDPADTANPLAITPGSSVTLTDGTIVELLTDGTLNVTPPAGSTSTGFDYTLEDEDGLTDTGNVAITVNQPPVADDETVTLDPAVATNVDVLTGDDDPDGDNANLSITEIIDPADTANPLAITPGSSVTLTDGTIVELLTDGTLNVTPPAGSTSTGFEYTLEDEDGLTDTGNVAITVNQPPVADDEIVALDPAVATNVDVLTGDDDPDGDNANLSITEIIDPADTANPLAITPGSSVTLTDGTIVELLTDGTLNVTPPAGSTSTGFEYTLEDEDGLTDTGNVAITVNQPPVADDEIVTLDPAVATNVDVLTGDDDPDGDNANLSITEIIDPADTANPLAITPGSSVTLTDGTIVELLTDGTLNVTPPAGSTSTGFEYTLEDEDGLTDTGNVAITVNQPPVADDEIVTLDPAVATNVDVLTGDDDPDGDNANLSITEIIDPADTANPLAITPGSSVTLTDGTIVELLTDGTLNVTPPAGSTSTGFDYTLEDEDGLTDTGSVAITVNQPPVADDESATIDPAVASNIDVLTGDNDPDGDNANLSITEIIDPADVANPLAITPGSSVTLTDGTIVELLTDGTLNVTPPAGSTSTGFDYTLEDEDGLTDTGSVAITVNQPPVADDETVTGATINTDLTVDALDGDNDPDGDNANLVITEVEGQAISTTSPVTLSDGTIVSLNTDGTLEVTPPTDSTEPISFDYTVADEDGLTGTGSVAIAFTQLPPVADDDSATIDPAVATNIDVLTGDDDPDGDNANLSITEIIDPADVANPLAITPGSSVTLTDGTIVELLTDGTLNVTPPAGSTSTGFDYTVADEDGLTDTGSVAITVECSDITDTDGDGLTDCEESTGIDNPSTVLIPNGTSDPLNACDPDLNHPLCDSDNDGLTNEEEASLGTDPNNPDSDGDGILDGQEVLDGTNPLDDCDHDDGTALPDSDCDADGLTTAEEDAIGTDPDIADTDGDTISDGQEVSDGTDPLDPCDSIGGVPTLSAGCNEEVVDTGIAISNEVLTPDGDGVNDFFRIENIESFPNNTVQIYNRWGVVVYEMSGYDNVSNVFTGTSNGRVTISTDSELPVGVYFYIVKYVNGDNNLSKSGYLYINR comes from the coding sequence ATGAAATATAAATACATGTATAAATCTTTTGATGTTGATAGACCATCGTTTAAAATAGCGATGACGTTTATCATAATTTTATTAAACCTAGGGCAGGTTTTTTCACAATTAGATAGTAAGCATTATTTACCTCCAATGCGCGCAGGAGCTGATACCAACGTTTCTAATATTGGGAATGCCATTTATTTGTCCACGCCAGAAACAACTCCTTTTGATGTGGATGTTTACTTTGGTGATGCAACGTCTCCTTCTTATACAGTGGTAGGATTGTCAAATACTACCCCTCAAATAATGGATTTGTTTAATACAGACGTTACTGGTGATTTGGTTGCTGAAGGAGCTTTAGATGAAATAATATTGATGTCACAAGCGCAAACAGGGGTTGTGCAAACAACAGCAGGTATGCGGTTTGAGTCTCAAGGGGTTAATAATCTTTTTTATCTAAATTATAGAGTTGCATCCAATAATCAGACTGGATCTTATACAGCAAAAGGAACAAAAGCTTTAGGTACGGAGTTTAGATGGGGAGGTTTACCAAATAATGCAAATACAACTAATGGTTCTAATGCTGTATCCACTTCATTAGGTATATATGCTACACAGGATAATACGAGTGTAACCATTTCAGATTATGGAAATACAACATTTAGACAAGGAGCACTTGCAGGTGTTTTGACAACAGGGTCTCTAACTATTAACTTAAATGCAGGTGAAACTTATGTTTTAGAGACTATTTGTGATTCTGGGGTTACTAACCATGTAGCAAATAGAAGTGAATGGATTGGTGCGCAAATTAGTTCTAATTTACCAATAGCAATTTCTAATGGTCAACTTGTAGCTGCTGCTGGAGATAGTGGAGCAGATGCAGGTATGGATCAGCCCGTACCAATAGATTTTTTAGGGAGAGAATATGTATTGATAAGAGGAGAATCTACTTTGGCAGCTAATGAATATGCTATTGTAGTGGCAACTCAAAATAATACGGAGGTTTATGTTGGAGATCCAACAAATCCTGCTAATTTAGTAGATACTATTGATATAGGAGAATTTGCAAGAGTAGATTCATATTCTGGCACAGCAGTGGGGTCTAATATGCTAATCACTACGACAAAAAACGCGTATGTTTATCAATGTACAGCAGGTCAACAAAATGGGCCAACAATAGGGATGAACTTTATTCCACCAGCAAATTGTTTACTACCAAATTCTGTAAATAATATTCCTAATATTCAAGATATGGCAGGTACTACTGCAAATTTTTCTGCAATTACAGTAGTTGCTAATGAATCCGTAACACAAGTTACGATTACAGATGGTACAGGTACACCAGTTGTATTAAACACATTTGATGCAATATTAGGTACTTCTATTTATAAGACAATTTATTATGAACCAAATCCTAATTTAACGGGTAATGTTTCGGTTGTAGCTGATGGTCCTGTAGCAATTGGAGTTTTTGGCGGTGTAGGCACTATATCCGGCTATGCTGGTTATTTTTCTGGTTTTGATACAACACCAGAAGTTACGGTAACAGTAAATGGTCCAGCTTGTTTAGAGGCTGGTTTTACTGCTGATTTGGAAGCGCCAACAGGATATTTAAATTACGAATGGTTTAAAGATGGGGTTTCTGTAGTAAGTTCAGCTACTGCAGGTACTTATACAGCAACAGCGGCAGGTGTCTATTTTGTAAGAGTAGAACAAGCCGCTGGGTGTTTCTTCGATTCTCCCCCGGTAGACTTTTTAAATTGTATTGAGGCTAATAATGATTCATATGCAACACTAGCGAGCGGAGAAATTACACCAAGTGTTATTTTAAATGATAGTTTTTTTGGAATCACGCCACCAACAATTGGTACAGCAGTAGGTGAAGTAAGCATTGTAGAGGTTGGAACACAAGCGAATTTAACATTAAATACAGATGGTACTATAACTGTAAATCCAAATACACCAGATGGTACATATACACTTATGTATGAAATATGTGAAGCTGATGTTAATTATATGACTAATTGTAGTACAGCCACTGCTACTATTCTTGTTGCTGATGCTGATGGAGATGGTGTAAATGATGTTGCAGATTTAGATGATGATAATGATGGGATATTAGATACGGTAGAATGTCCAGTTTCAGCACTATTAACATTTGATCCAACATCTCCACCAACTCCAGTTTCAACAGGAGCAGATATTGCAAATTTGGTAGCAGGGGATGTATTCCTTTTCTCAGGTGGTTTTACAGATGGTATTTTATCTTACGATGTTCGATTAAACATAATTGAGGTAAGTGGTCCTGGAGAAACGGCTATTTCAGCTACATCTGGAAGACTAGGTATTTCTGATCATAATCCAAATGATAATAAATTTATAGCATTTGAATTAACAGTTGTTGAAACTGCAACCGTATCAGCAGGTGATTTAGTAGGTATACCTGTTTCTTTAGCTAATGCAAATATTTTTATAGGAGATCTTGACGCTACTACAGGTAGAGATATGTCTGATGTAGGAGGTTTTGCAGTAGGTTCAGGAATAAATAGCAGATTAGGTGCTTTGGTACAAGGTAGTGCACTAACCAATTCTGGATTTGTGTTAGGAGGACCATCAGGGAGTTATGAATATGCAAGATTAAGTACTTTCGGAGTTTCAAATCCTACGAATAGTGATCCAGCATATGGATTACAGGCAAATTATTCCTATTATGTTACTGATCGTATGGTTGTAGGAGCAACAGGGGTTGGAAATGCAGGTCTTAGAGGTTCATTTATTATATTAACAGGTAACGCTATATTATCATGTGATTCTGATGGTGATACTATTCCAGATCACTTAGACACAGACAGTGACAACGATGGTTGTAATGATGTTTTAGAATCTGGTGGTACAGATGATGATGGTGATGGAATTTTAGGTGATGCTCCTACTACTGTAGATGTTAATGGTCAAGTAACTGGAGGAGGTGATATTTCAGGAGCCTATGATGGGGTCAATGGAGACGAGACTATAGCTGTAGAAGCAAGTATCACCACAGCACCAACAGATCAAACTGAAGATCCAAGTACTACGGCTACTTTCCAAGTTGTAGCACTTGCAACTAGTACCACTGATTATACGGGTACTGCACCTACAACAACTCCTGATTATACAGGAACATCTGCAACAGATCTATCATCTTCTTTTGTGTACCAATGGTATCTTGGCGACCCAAATTCTGGAGGTGTATTACTATCAGATGATGCTACATATACTGATACTTCCACAAATACATTAAATATTTTAACTAATACCAGTTTAAATGGTAATGAATATTTTGTTGTAGTAACGCATCCTAATAACTTATGCGTATCACTAATTGATAGTGCTATTTTAACAGTAAACCAACCACCGGTAGCAGATGATGAAACGGTAACTTTAGATCCTGCCGTGGCTACAAATGTAGATGTGTTAACGGGTGATGATGATCCTGATGGAGACAATGCTAACCTTTCAATAACTGAGATTATTGATCCTGCCGATGTTGCTAATCCTTTAGCCATTACTCCTGGATCTAGTGTAACCTTAACTGATGGAACTATTGTAGAATTATTAACCGATGGTACATTAAATGTAACACCTCCTGTAGGGAGTACAAGTACAGGGTTTGATTATACGCTAGAAGATGAAGATGGTTTAACTGATACAGGTAGCGTAGCTATTACGGTAAACCAACCACCGGTAGCAGATGATGAGACTGTAACTTTAGATCCTGCCGTAGCTACAAATGTAGATGTATTAACGGGTGATGATGATCCTGATGGAGACAATGCCAATCTTACAATAACCGAGATTATTGATCCTGCAGATACGGCTAATCCGTTAGCCATTACTCCTGGATCTAGTGTCACGTTAACCGATGGAACTATTGTAGAACTATTAACCGATGGAACCTTAAATGTAACACCTCCAGCAGGTAGTACAAGTACAGGTTTTGACTATACTTTAGAAGATGAAGATGGTTTAACTGATACAGGTAGCGTAGCTATTACGGTAAACCAACCACCGGTAGCAGATGATGAGTCAGCAACGATAGATCCTGCTGTAGCAACAAATGTTGATGTATTAACAGGTGATAATGATCCTGATGGTGATAATGCAAATCTTTCAATAACTGAGATTATTGATCCTGCTGATGTTGCTAATCCTTTAGCGATTACTCCGGGTTCTAGTGTCACTTTAACCGATGGAACTATTGTTGAATTATTAACCGATGGAACCTTAAATGTAACACCTCCTGTAGGGAGTACAAGTACAGGTTTTGACTATACTTTAGAAGATGAAGATGGACTTACAGATACTGGTAGCGTAGCTATTACGGTAAACCAACCTCCTGTTGCTGATGATGAAATGGTAATTGGGGCAACCATAAATACAGATCTTACCGTTGATGTTTTAGATGGTGATAATGATCCTGATGGAGACAATGCAAATCTTGTTATCACAGAAGTAGAAGGACAAGCTATAAGTACGACTAGTCCAGTTACCCTTTCTGATGGTACTGTTGTTTCTCTTAATACGGATGGTACTTTAGAGGTAACGCCTCCAACTGATAGTACGGAGCCAATCGGTTTTGACTATACAGTAGAAGATGAAGATGGACTTACAGATACGGGTAGCGTAGCTATTGCATTTACACAATTACCTCCTGTAGCAGATGATGAAACGGTAACTTTAGATCCTGCTGTGGCTACAAATGTAGATATATTAACGGGTGATGATGATCCTGATGGAGACAATGCTAACCTTTCAATAACTGAAATTATTGATCCTGCAGATACGGCTAATCCTTTAGCCATTACTCCTGGATCTAGTGTTACCTTAACTGATGGTACTATTGTAGAATTATTAACTGATGGAACCTTAAATGTAACTCCTCCAGCAGGGAGTACAAGTACAGGATTTGATTATACGCTAGAAGATGAAGATGGACTTACAGATACGGGTAATGTAGCTGTTACTGTAAATCAACCGCCAGTAGCAGATGATGAAACCGTAACTTTAGATCCTGCTGTAGCGACAAATGTAGATATATTAACGGGTGATGATGATCCTGATGGAGACAATGCTAACCTTTCAATAACTGAGATTATTGACCCTGCTGATACGGCTAATCCTTTAGCGATTACTCCTGGTTCTAGTGTCACTTTAACTGATGGTACTATTGTAGAATTATTAACTGACGGAACCTTAAATGTAACGCCTCCTGCGGGGAGTACAAGTACAGGTTTTGATTATACGCTAGAAGATGAAGATGGACTTACAGATACGGGTAATGTAGCTATTACAGTAAATCAACCTCCAGTTGCTGATGATGAAACGGTAACTTTAGATCCTGCTGTAGCGACAAATGTTGATGTATTAACGGGTGATGATGATCCTGATGGAGACAATGCTAACCTTTCAATAACTGAGATTATTGACCCTGCAGATACGGCTAATCCGTTAGCCATTACTCCTGGATCTAGTGTTACCTTAACTGATGGTACTATTGTAGAATTATTAACTGATGGTACCTTAAATGTAACACCTCCTGCGGGGAGTACAAGTACAGGGTTTGAATATACTTTAGAAGATGAAGATGGTTTAACTGACACAGGTAACGTAGCTATTACTGTAAATCAACCGCCAGTAGCTGATGATGAAATCGTAGCTTTAGATCCTGCTGTAGCGACAAATGTAGATGTATTAACGGGTGATGATGATCCTGATGGAGACAATGCTAACCTTTCAATAACTGAAATTATTGATCCTGCAGATACAGCTAATCCGTTAGCCATTACTCCTGGATCTAGTGTTACCTTAACTGATGGAACTATTGTTGAATTATTAACTGATGGTACCTTAAATGTAACACCTCCTGCGGGGAGTACAAGTACAGGGTTTGAATATACTTTAGAAGATGAAGATGGTTTAACTGACACAGGTAACGTAGCTATTACTGTAAATCAACCGCCAGTAGCTGATGATGAAATCGTAACTTTAGATCCTGCTGTAGCGACAAATGTAGATGTATTAACGGGTGATGATGATCCTGATGGAGACAATGCTAACCTTTCAATAACTGAAATTATTGATCCTGCAGATACAGCTAATCCGTTAGCCATTACTCCTGGATCTAGTGTTACCTTAACTGATGGAACTATTGTAGAACTATTAACCGATGGAACCTTAAATGTAACACCTCCTGCGGGGAGTACAAGTACTGGGTTTGAATATACTTTAGAAGATGAAGATGGTTTAACTGACACAGGTAACGTAGCTATTACTGTAAATCAACCGCCAGTAGCTGATGATGAAATCGTAACTTTAGATCCTGCTGTAGCGACAAATGTAGATGTATTAACTGGTGATGATGATCCTGATGGAGACAATGCCAATCTTTCAATAACCGAGATTATTGATCCTGCAGATACGGCTAATCCGTTAGCCATTACTCCTGGATCTAGTGTCACGTTAACCGATGGAACTATTGTAGAACTATTAACCGATGGAACCTTAAATGTAACACCTCCAGCAGGTAGTACAAGTACAGGTTTTGACTATACTTTAGAAGATGAAGATGGTTTAACTGATACAGGTAGCGTAGCTATTACGGTAAACCAACCACCGGTAGCAGATGATGAGTCAGCAACGATAGATCCTGCTGTAGCTTCAAATATTGATGTATTAACAGGTGATAATGATCCTGATGGAGACAATGCAAATCTTTCAATAACTGAGATTATTGATCCTGCTGATGTTGCTAATCCTTTAGCGATTACTCCGGGTTCTAGTGTCACTTTAACTGATGGAACTATTGTTGAATTATTAACCGATGGAACCTTAAATGTAACGCCTCCTGCAGGTAGTACAAGTACTGGGTTTGACTATACTTTAGAAGATGAAGATGGACTTACAGATACGGGTAGCGTAGCTATTACGGTAAACCAACCACCAGTAGCTGATGATGAAACGGTAACTGGGGCAACCATAAATACAGATCTTACCGTTGACGCTTTAGATGGTGATAATGATCCTGATGGAGACAATGCAAATCTTGTTATCACAGAAGTAGAAGGACAAGCTATAAGTACGACTAGTCCAGTTACCCTTTCTGATGGTACTATTGTTTCTCTTAATACGGATGGTACTTTAGAGGTAACGCCTCCAACTGATAGTACGGAGCCAATCAGTTTTGACTATACAGTAGCAGATGAAGATGGACTTACTGGTACTGGTAGCGTAGCTATTGCATTTACACAATTACCACCAGTAGCAGATGATGATTCAGCAACGATAGATCCTGCTGTTGCAACAAATATTGATGTTTTAACTGGTGATGATGATCCTGATGGAGACAATGCAAATCTTTCAATAACTGAGATTATTGATCCTGCTGATGTTGCTAATCCTTTAGCGATTACTCCGGGTTCTAGTGTCACTTTAACTGACGGAACTATTGTTGAATTATTAACCGATGGAACCTTAAATGTAACGCCTCCTGCAGGTAGTACAAGTACTGGGTTTGACTATACCGTAGCAGACGAAGATGGACTTACAGATACGGGTAGCGTAGCTATTACTGTTGAATGTTCAGATATTACTGATACTGACGGTGATGGATTAACTGATTGCGAAGAAAGCACTGGAATCGATAATCCGAGTACAGTCTTAATACCTAACGGAACTAGTGACCCATTAAATGCCTGTGATCCTGATCTAAACCACCCTCTTTGTGATTCTGATAATGACGGACTTACAAATGAAGAGGAAGCATCTTTAGGCACAGATCCGAATAATCCTGATTCCGATGGGGATGGTATTCTTGACGGTCAAGAAGTATTGGATGGTACAAATCCTTTAGACGATTGTGATCATGATGACGGTACTGCGTTACCAGATAGTGATTGTGATGCTGATGGATTAACTACGGCAGAGGAAGATGCGATTGGCACAGATCCTGATATTGCAGATACTGATGGTGATACTATATCTGATGGTCAAGAAGTGTCGGATGGTACAGATCCATTAGATCCTTGTGATTCAATTGGTGGTGTTCCAACATTAAGTGCCGGATGTAATGAAGAAGTAGTTGACACAGGTATCGCTATTTCAAATGAAGTACTTACTCCTGATGGCGATGGTGTAAATGATTTCTTTAGGATTGAGAATATAGAATCGTTCCCGAACAATACGGTTCAGATTTATAACCGTTGGGGTGTTGTTGTGTATGAGATGTCTGGTTATGATAATGTAAGTAATGTATTTACAGGTACTTCTAATGGTCGTGTAACCATTAGTACTGATTCAGAATTACCAGTAGGTGTTTACTTCTACATAGTTAAATATGTTAATGGAGATAACAACCTTAGTAAATCAGGCTACTTATACATCAATAGATAA
- a CDS encoding type IX secretion system membrane protein PorP/SprF produces MKKYIILVVLVFAGFQLLSAQQDAQYTQYMYNTISVNPAYAGSRGVLSIAALHRSQWVGLDGAPTTQTLNLHTPVSRRVGLGLSIVNDEIGNGTNQDTYFDAAFSYTIPTSEEGKLSFGLKAGGHFLNIDFSKLRNYGAESNLPNVDNKFSPNFGAGVYYHTDNFYSGLSVPNFLQTEHFDSAGTNSSSFLAEERLNIYFITGYVFDLNPNLKFKPAGLVKAVKGAPLQIDVSANFLINDKFSVGAAYRWDAAVSLLAGFQISEQLMLGLAYDKETTDLGATRFNDGSFEVFLRYEFLTRYKKVITPRFF; encoded by the coding sequence ATGAAGAAATATATCATACTCGTAGTATTAGTCTTTGCAGGGTTTCAATTACTTTCTGCCCAACAAGATGCTCAATATACGCAATACATGTACAATACAATCTCTGTGAATCCTGCTTACGCAGGATCACGAGGGGTGCTGAGTATTGCTGCCTTACACCGCTCACAATGGGTAGGACTAGATGGGGCGCCAACCACACAAACCCTAAACCTGCATACCCCAGTGTCCAGAAGAGTGGGGTTAGGACTTTCTATTGTAAATGATGAAATAGGAAATGGTACCAATCAAGATACGTATTTTGATGCCGCATTTTCCTATACCATCCCTACTTCTGAAGAAGGTAAACTTTCGTTTGGATTAAAAGCAGGCGGACATTTCTTAAACATCGATTTCTCTAAACTTAGAAATTATGGCGCCGAAAGTAACTTGCCTAATGTGGATAATAAATTCTCTCCCAATTTTGGAGCAGGAGTTTACTACCATACCGATAACTTTTACTCCGGACTATCTGTTCCTAACTTTTTACAGACAGAACATTTTGATAGTGCAGGAACCAATAGTTCCTCTTTCTTAGCAGAAGAACGGTTAAATATTTACTTCATAACAGGCTATGTTTTTGATTTAAATCCCAACCTAAAATTCAAACCTGCAGGATTGGTAAAAGCTGTAAAAGGAGCGCCTTTACAAATAGATGTCTCAGCTAACTTCCTTATTAATGATAAATTTTCTGTAGGAGCAGCGTACCGATGGGATGCCGCAGTGAGTTTATTGGCAGGGTTCCAAATATCAGAACAATTAATGCTAGGATTAGCGTACGACAAAGAAACAACAGACCTAGGAGCAACCCGTTTTAATGATGGGTCTTTTGAAGTCTTTCTTCGCTATGAATTCTTAACACGATACAAAAAAGTAATAACACCAAGATTCTTTTAA